The Echeneis naucrates chromosome 8, fEcheNa1.1, whole genome shotgun sequence genome has a window encoding:
- the mettl22 gene encoding methyltransferase-like protein 22 isoform X1: MDQITFHYDTVLSDVHMFLPKARHLMTHLNHVGQPVFISKFKILSACERYHNNIGTKGKSEEEEQKHSDLKQDRDKDASIEEAGEEVVNGSVKPSLDKDGDLDITHRCWPAVICLVRPRKKAVANRSHDLVCPIILQQSHSGIEEEEESTADEDEFFSDVIRIEHTMATPLEDVGKQVWRGAFLLADFILSEPTMFREATVLELGAGTGLTSIIMATIAKMVYCTDVGEDLLRMCKRNVTLNRHMVEPAGGEVRVRVLDWLQHDLCTDADVAFSWKKDEIADMYNNTSVILAADAESNCRNRPFHQQKTLLAIHSYRTLHRLCTNFTHSCVIFISLEKRMNFTLKRMDVTCEAYNHFTVCLSQLQDLGNRQCRFRVEQLPSDFAQFFLYERVEQLELWKVTSTPLPREEAQPDS, from the exons ATGGACCAGATCACTTTCCATTATGATACCGTGCTGTCAGACGTACACATGTTCCTGCCTAAAGCACGCCACCTCATGACACATCTCAACCATGTTGGTCAACCTG TCTTCATCTCCAAATTCAAAATTTTGTCAGCTTGTGAGAGATATCACAACAACATTGGCACCAAGGGgaagagtgaagaggaggagcagaagcacAGTGACTTAAAGCAGGACAGGGACAAAGATGCTTCCATAGAAGAGGCTGGAGAGGAAGTTGTGAATGGAAGTGTGAAGCCAAGCCTGGACAAGGATGGAGACCTGGATATTACACACAGGTGTTGGCCAGCAGTGATCTGTTTAGTAAG ACCAAGGAAGAAAGCTGTGGCAAACAGAAGTCATGATCTGGTCTGTCCCATTATTCTTCAACAGTCCCACTCTGGAattgaggaagaagaggaaagtaCAGCTGATGAAGATGAGTTCTTCAGCGATGTTATCAGGATTG AGCACACTATGGCCACACCCCTGGAGGATGTTGGCAAACAG GTGTGGCGAGGGGCCTTCCTCCTGGCTGACTTCATCCTGTCTGAGCCCACCATGTTCAGAGAAGCAACCGTGCTTGAGCTAGGGGCGGGGACAGGCTTAACCAGTATCATCATGGCGACCATAGCCAAAATGGTGTACTGCACAG ATGTGGGAGAAGATCTTCTAAGAATGTGCAAGAGAAATGTAACACTAAACAGACATATGGTGGAGCCTGCTG GTGGAGAGGTGAGAGTCAGAGTGTTAGACTGGCTCCAGCATGACCTCTgtacag ATGCTGATGTTGCCTTTAGCTGGAAAAAGGATGAAATAGCTGACATGTACAACAACACCAGTGTCATCTTGGCTGCTGATG CCGAAAGCAACTGCCGAAATAGACCTTTCCATCAGCAGAAGACACTCCTGGCTATACATTCCTACAG GACTTTGCACCGACTCTGCACCAACTTCACTCACAGCTGTGTTATCTTCATCTCCTTAGAGAAAAG AATGAACTTCACCCTTAAACGCATGGATGTTACCTGTGAAGCCTACAACCACTTCACCGTCTGCTTGTCTCAGCTGCAGGACCTGGGGAACAGACAGTGCCGCTTCAGGGTGGAACAGCTTCCTTCTGATTTCgcacagttttttttgtatgaGCGTGTTGAGCAGCTG GAGCTATGGAAAGTGACTTCAACTCCACTGCCACGTGAAGAAGCTCAGCCTGATTCTTAG
- the mettl22 gene encoding methyltransferase-like protein 22 isoform X3, producing MDQITFHYDTVLSDVHMFLPKARHLMTHLNHVGQPVFISKFKILSACERYHNNIGTKGKSEEEEQKHSDLKQDRDKDASIEEAGEEVVNGSVKPSLDKDGDLDITHRPRKKAVANRSHDLVCPIILQQSHSGIEEEEESTADEDEFFSDVIRIEHTMATPLEDVGKQVWRGAFLLADFILSEPTMFREATVLELGAGTGLTSIIMATIAKMVYCTDVGEDLLRMCKRNVTLNRHMVEPAGGEVRVRVLDWLQHDLCTDADVAFSWKKDEIADMYNNTSVILAADAESNCRNRPFHQQKTLLAIHSYRTLHRLCTNFTHSCVIFISLEKRMNFTLKRMDVTCEAYNHFTVCLSQLQDLGNRQCRFRVEQLPSDFAQFFLYERVEQLELWKVTSTPLPREEAQPDS from the exons ATGGACCAGATCACTTTCCATTATGATACCGTGCTGTCAGACGTACACATGTTCCTGCCTAAAGCACGCCACCTCATGACACATCTCAACCATGTTGGTCAACCTG TCTTCATCTCCAAATTCAAAATTTTGTCAGCTTGTGAGAGATATCACAACAACATTGGCACCAAGGGgaagagtgaagaggaggagcagaagcacAGTGACTTAAAGCAGGACAGGGACAAAGATGCTTCCATAGAAGAGGCTGGAGAGGAAGTTGTGAATGGAAGTGTGAAGCCAAGCCTGGACAAGGATGGAGACCTGGATATTACACACAG ACCAAGGAAGAAAGCTGTGGCAAACAGAAGTCATGATCTGGTCTGTCCCATTATTCTTCAACAGTCCCACTCTGGAattgaggaagaagaggaaagtaCAGCTGATGAAGATGAGTTCTTCAGCGATGTTATCAGGATTG AGCACACTATGGCCACACCCCTGGAGGATGTTGGCAAACAG GTGTGGCGAGGGGCCTTCCTCCTGGCTGACTTCATCCTGTCTGAGCCCACCATGTTCAGAGAAGCAACCGTGCTTGAGCTAGGGGCGGGGACAGGCTTAACCAGTATCATCATGGCGACCATAGCCAAAATGGTGTACTGCACAG ATGTGGGAGAAGATCTTCTAAGAATGTGCAAGAGAAATGTAACACTAAACAGACATATGGTGGAGCCTGCTG GTGGAGAGGTGAGAGTCAGAGTGTTAGACTGGCTCCAGCATGACCTCTgtacag ATGCTGATGTTGCCTTTAGCTGGAAAAAGGATGAAATAGCTGACATGTACAACAACACCAGTGTCATCTTGGCTGCTGATG CCGAAAGCAACTGCCGAAATAGACCTTTCCATCAGCAGAAGACACTCCTGGCTATACATTCCTACAG GACTTTGCACCGACTCTGCACCAACTTCACTCACAGCTGTGTTATCTTCATCTCCTTAGAGAAAAG AATGAACTTCACCCTTAAACGCATGGATGTTACCTGTGAAGCCTACAACCACTTCACCGTCTGCTTGTCTCAGCTGCAGGACCTGGGGAACAGACAGTGCCGCTTCAGGGTGGAACAGCTTCCTTCTGATTTCgcacagttttttttgtatgaGCGTGTTGAGCAGCTG GAGCTATGGAAAGTGACTTCAACTCCACTGCCACGTGAAGAAGCTCAGCCTGATTCTTAG
- the mettl22 gene encoding methyltransferase-like protein 22 isoform X4: MDQITFHYDTVLSDVHMFLPKARHLMTHLNHVGQPVFISKFKILSACERYHNNIGTKGKSEEEEQKHSDLKQDRDKDASIEEAGEEVVNGSVKPSLDKDGDLDITHRPRKKAVANRSHDLVCPIILQQSHSGIEEEEESTADEDEFFSDVIRIEHTMATPLEDVGKQVWRGAFLLADFILSEPTMFREATVLELGAGTGLTSIIMATIAKMVYCTDVGEDLLRMCKRNVTLNRHMVEPAGGEVRVRVLDWLQHDLCTDADVAFSWKKDEIADMYNNTSVILAADVCYDNDLTDGLFRTLHRLCTNFTHSCVIFISLEKRMNFTLKRMDVTCEAYNHFTVCLSQLQDLGNRQCRFRVEQLPSDFAQFFLYERVEQLELWKVTSTPLPREEAQPDS, translated from the exons ATGGACCAGATCACTTTCCATTATGATACCGTGCTGTCAGACGTACACATGTTCCTGCCTAAAGCACGCCACCTCATGACACATCTCAACCATGTTGGTCAACCTG TCTTCATCTCCAAATTCAAAATTTTGTCAGCTTGTGAGAGATATCACAACAACATTGGCACCAAGGGgaagagtgaagaggaggagcagaagcacAGTGACTTAAAGCAGGACAGGGACAAAGATGCTTCCATAGAAGAGGCTGGAGAGGAAGTTGTGAATGGAAGTGTGAAGCCAAGCCTGGACAAGGATGGAGACCTGGATATTACACACAG ACCAAGGAAGAAAGCTGTGGCAAACAGAAGTCATGATCTGGTCTGTCCCATTATTCTTCAACAGTCCCACTCTGGAattgaggaagaagaggaaagtaCAGCTGATGAAGATGAGTTCTTCAGCGATGTTATCAGGATTG AGCACACTATGGCCACACCCCTGGAGGATGTTGGCAAACAG GTGTGGCGAGGGGCCTTCCTCCTGGCTGACTTCATCCTGTCTGAGCCCACCATGTTCAGAGAAGCAACCGTGCTTGAGCTAGGGGCGGGGACAGGCTTAACCAGTATCATCATGGCGACCATAGCCAAAATGGTGTACTGCACAG ATGTGGGAGAAGATCTTCTAAGAATGTGCAAGAGAAATGTAACACTAAACAGACATATGGTGGAGCCTGCTG GTGGAGAGGTGAGAGTCAGAGTGTTAGACTGGCTCCAGCATGACCTCTgtacag ATGCTGATGTTGCCTTTAGCTGGAAAAAGGATGAAATAGCTGACATGTACAACAACACCAGTGTCATCTTGGCTGCTGATG TGTGTTACGACAATGATCTGACTGATGGCCTCTTCAGGACTTTGCACCGACTCTGCACCAACTTCACTCACAGCTGTGTTATCTTCATCTCCTTAGAGAAAAG AATGAACTTCACCCTTAAACGCATGGATGTTACCTGTGAAGCCTACAACCACTTCACCGTCTGCTTGTCTCAGCTGCAGGACCTGGGGAACAGACAGTGCCGCTTCAGGGTGGAACAGCTTCCTTCTGATTTCgcacagttttttttgtatgaGCGTGTTGAGCAGCTG GAGCTATGGAAAGTGACTTCAACTCCACTGCCACGTGAAGAAGCTCAGCCTGATTCTTAG
- the mettl22 gene encoding methyltransferase-like protein 22 isoform X2, translated as MDQITFHYDTVLSDVHMFLPKARHLMTHLNHVGQPVFISKFKILSACERYHNNIGTKGKSEEEEQKHSDLKQDRDKDASIEEAGEEVVNGSVKPSLDKDGDLDITHRCWPAVICLVRPRKKAVANRSHDLVCPIILQQSHSGIEEEEESTADEDEFFSDVIRIEHTMATPLEDVGKQVWRGAFLLADFILSEPTMFREATVLELGAGTGLTSIIMATIAKMVYCTDVGEDLLRMCKRNVTLNRHMVEPAGGEVRVRVLDWLQHDLCTDADVAFSWKKDEIADMYNNTSVILAADVCYDNDLTDGLFRTLHRLCTNFTHSCVIFISLEKRMNFTLKRMDVTCEAYNHFTVCLSQLQDLGNRQCRFRVEQLPSDFAQFFLYERVEQLELWKVTSTPLPREEAQPDS; from the exons ATGGACCAGATCACTTTCCATTATGATACCGTGCTGTCAGACGTACACATGTTCCTGCCTAAAGCACGCCACCTCATGACACATCTCAACCATGTTGGTCAACCTG TCTTCATCTCCAAATTCAAAATTTTGTCAGCTTGTGAGAGATATCACAACAACATTGGCACCAAGGGgaagagtgaagaggaggagcagaagcacAGTGACTTAAAGCAGGACAGGGACAAAGATGCTTCCATAGAAGAGGCTGGAGAGGAAGTTGTGAATGGAAGTGTGAAGCCAAGCCTGGACAAGGATGGAGACCTGGATATTACACACAGGTGTTGGCCAGCAGTGATCTGTTTAGTAAG ACCAAGGAAGAAAGCTGTGGCAAACAGAAGTCATGATCTGGTCTGTCCCATTATTCTTCAACAGTCCCACTCTGGAattgaggaagaagaggaaagtaCAGCTGATGAAGATGAGTTCTTCAGCGATGTTATCAGGATTG AGCACACTATGGCCACACCCCTGGAGGATGTTGGCAAACAG GTGTGGCGAGGGGCCTTCCTCCTGGCTGACTTCATCCTGTCTGAGCCCACCATGTTCAGAGAAGCAACCGTGCTTGAGCTAGGGGCGGGGACAGGCTTAACCAGTATCATCATGGCGACCATAGCCAAAATGGTGTACTGCACAG ATGTGGGAGAAGATCTTCTAAGAATGTGCAAGAGAAATGTAACACTAAACAGACATATGGTGGAGCCTGCTG GTGGAGAGGTGAGAGTCAGAGTGTTAGACTGGCTCCAGCATGACCTCTgtacag ATGCTGATGTTGCCTTTAGCTGGAAAAAGGATGAAATAGCTGACATGTACAACAACACCAGTGTCATCTTGGCTGCTGATG TGTGTTACGACAATGATCTGACTGATGGCCTCTTCAGGACTTTGCACCGACTCTGCACCAACTTCACTCACAGCTGTGTTATCTTCATCTCCTTAGAGAAAAG AATGAACTTCACCCTTAAACGCATGGATGTTACCTGTGAAGCCTACAACCACTTCACCGTCTGCTTGTCTCAGCTGCAGGACCTGGGGAACAGACAGTGCCGCTTCAGGGTGGAACAGCTTCCTTCTGATTTCgcacagttttttttgtatgaGCGTGTTGAGCAGCTG GAGCTATGGAAAGTGACTTCAACTCCACTGCCACGTGAAGAAGCTCAGCCTGATTCTTAG